In the Streptomyces fradiae ATCC 10745 = DSM 40063 genome, GCGGTGCGGCCGGATGCGGGGCGCGGTGATGCCGCTCGTCGTGCGGACCCTGGAGGTGACGGGAGATCAGGTGCGGGTCGGTGACGTGATCGCGGTGGGCGGGCTGCCGCACACGGTCAGCGACGTGCGGCAGGTGCGGCCCGACCGGCGGCGGCTGGAGTTCGAGGACGGCAACGCGTACGTCCTCGGGGGCAGGCGCGCCATCCAGGTGGTGCGGACCTCGCCGTACGCGGTGGACGTCTGAGGGCGCGTACGGCGAAGGCCGTGGCCCGCGCGGCGGGCGCGGGTCACGGCCTTCGTGCGGACCGGTGGGTCAGTGGCGCGGGCGCTTGAACCACGCCGCCGTGTCGCCCTTGGCGGCGAACACGATGAGCAGGATCGCGAAGACCATCGTGCCGATGCCGATCGGCATCTGGAACAGACCGCCGACGATGGCGAAGGACGCCCAGACGATCGCGCAGGTGCGGACCGCGCTGCCGCCGCTCGCCCACTTCAGGGCGATGACCAGGCCCAGTGCGGCGAAGACCAGCGCGAAGACGGCGAAGACGACGACGATGCCCTTGCCGATGTCCGACGCCAGCTCGGCCTCGGTGCCGGTGGCACCGGTCTGGTTGACGGCGTCCTCGACGGCGCCCATCTGCGTGAACGCGTAGATGGCGAAGAAGAGCTGGAGGGCGATGATCACCCACACGAAGATGCGGCCGGCCTTGGCGCCGCTCGGCATCTCCATCGGGGGCGCGGCGTAGCCGGCGGGCTCACCGTACGCCGGGGCCTGCGGGTAGCCGTAGCCCGGCTGGGCCGGCTGCTGGCCGTAGCCCGGCTGCGCGGGCTGCTGGCCGTAGGGGTTGTTCGGGTCGCCGAAACTCATGGCGGATTTCCTCCGAGGGGTGTGCGGGGACGCGCGGCCCGCGCGGAGGAACTGTGTGTGCACTCATGTACGCGCCGCCTTTGTCCCCCCGGCACTGCCCGCGGCATTGCGCCGTCATCGTGGTATTACCGTCTGCTTTTTGTCCAGTCGGAATCGGCGAACGTTGTGCACATGCAACCTCTCCGGCCGGGCTCCGGCACCCGTAATTGGAAGAGGACGGGGGTCATCCGCGAGTATGGGCACATGAGCGCCCAGATTCTCGACGGCAAGGCCACGGCCGCAGCGATCAAGTCCGATCTGACCGTCCGCGTGGCGGACCTGAAGGCCAGGGGCATCACGCCGGGGCTCGGAACGCTGCTGGTCGGCGAAGACGTCGGCAGCCAGAAGTACGTGGCCGGCAAGCACCGCGACTGCGCCCAGGTGGGCATCGCCTCGATCCAGCGGGAGCTGCCCGCGACGGCGACGCAGGAGGACATCGAGGCGGTGGTCCGCGAGCTGAACGAGGACCCCGCGTGCACCGGCTACATCGTGCAGCTCCCGCTGCCGAAGGGCGTGGACACCAACCGGGTGCTGGAGCTGATGGACCCGGCGAAGGACGCCGACGGCCTGCACCCGATGAACCTGGGGCGACTGGTGCTGGGTGAGCCCGCCCCGCTGCCGTGCACGCCCGCTGGCATCGTGACGCTGCTGCGGCGCCACGGCGTGGAGATCGCCGGTGCGCACGTGGTGGTCGTGGGGCGCGGGGTGACCATCGGCCGGCCGATGCCGCTGCTGCTGACGCGGCGCTCCGAGAACGCGACGGTGACGCAGTGCCACACCGGTACGCGGGACCTCTCCGCCCATCTGCGGCGGGCCGACATCGTGGTCGCCGCCGCGGGCGTACCGCACCTGATCAAGCCCGAGGACATCAAGCCGGGCGCCGCCGTGCTCGACGTGGGCGTCAGCCGCGACGAGAGCGGCAAGATCATGGGCGATGTGCACCCGGGCGTGCGCGAGGTCGCCGGCTGGGTCGCCCCCAACCCGGGCGGCGTCGGCCCGATGACCCGCGCCCAGCTCCTGGTGAACGTCGTCGAGGCCGCCGAGCGCGCGGCGCTCTGAGCATCCGGAAGGCCCAACCCCATGCCGAACGACGGAACCGCCCCGGCCGGCTCCGCCCAGCCGGGCGCGCCATCCGCCGAGGACGCGGCGTCCGCTGAAGGTGCGGCGTCCTCCGAGGGCGCTGCGCCCGCCGGAGGCGCCTCGTCCGATACGGCCGCCCTGTCCGCCGAGGGCGCCCCGTCCGCGGGGGGTGCCCCGCCTGCGGAGGGGGCCCCGTCCGCCACGGGTGCCTCGTCCGCCACGCGTGCCTCGTCCTCCGGGGGTGCCCCGTCTTCCGGGGGTGCCCCGTCCGTCGCGGCCCCGGTCGCAACGGACGACGCGGTCGGACCGGAGCGTCAGGACGGCCCGGCGGCCTCCCCGGCGCCCGCGGCCCCCTCGGGACCGGAGGGCGGGACCGACCCCGCCGGGGCGGACCCCGCCGGAGCCGTCGTCGCCGGTGCCGTGACCGTGTCCCGGCGGCCGGGCGGGAAGCCGCCCGAGGGCGAGCGGGCCAGGGCGTCCAGCGGGGGTGGCGGTCCCGCATCCGCATCCGCATCGTCCGCGCCCGGCGGGCCGGACCGGGAAGCCGCAGGGGCTGCGGGAGCCGGGGGAGCCGAGGGAGCCGGGAAGTCCGCCGGGTCCGAGAGGTCCGACGGGCCCGACGGGCCCGACGGGTCCGACGGGTCCGGCGGGTCCGACGGGGGAGCCTCGCGGCGGCCGCCCGCCGTCACCGAGGGCATCGTCCGGCCCGAGGGCGGCGGCCGGGCCGCCCCCGGCGACGCCCCCGCGCCCGCCCGCCAGTGGCCGCTGCTCACCGTGCTCGGGCTCACCCTGCTCGGACTGGTGGTCATCGGGATCGACCCGTTCCCGCACGCCCCCCGCATCGGCGCGCTCCTCGTGGGCGTCGCGCTGCTGACGGGCGCCGGGATACGGCGCGCCCTGCCGTCCGTCGGGATGCTCGCCGTACGGTCCCGGTTCACCGACATGATCACGTACGGGGTGCTGGGCGGCGGCATCGTGCTCTTCGCCCTGATGACGCAGCCGCACCCGTGGCTGGAGATCCCGTTCCTGAAGGAAGTCGTCCGCTTCACCGTCCGCTGACGGGCCGCCCCGCCGCGCGGTGACGGGCCGCGCGGTGACGGGTCCGTCGCCGTGCCGTGTCCGGCCGGGCGTGCCGAGCCGGGCGGTGGTGTCCGGGCGGGGCGTCTGGACGGCGGCGCCCGTCCCCTCCCCCGAGTACAGGACGGGCCCCGCACGCATCAACAGCGTCATGCCCGCGCCAAGATGGATCAAGGTCTGTCCTGCTCCTGTGGCACGGAAGTGACCATTCCGGAACGGTGTGCGCACCGGGCCACAACTGGGAAACCACCCGCCGGAACTGCCATCCTGGGCGCGCGCGTCCGCGGGTGCGGCGCGCCGGGCGTCCGGGTGGTCCGGGCGGCCGGGGACGAGATGGGGGGAGCGATGCCTCGCTGGAAGGCGCTGCCGGAGGAGCTGGACCCGCGGATAAGGGAGTTCACCGGCACGCTGCGCAGGCTGGCCGACCGCGGCGGGCTGGACGCCGCCGCGCTCGCGGACCGCACCGGGTACAGCGGGTCCGCCTGGGAGCGCTACCTGGACGGGGAGCTTACCGCCCCGAGGGAGGCCGTCCTCGCCCTGGCCGAGGCGACCGGCACGGACCCGGTGCACCTGCTGACCCTGTGGGAGCTGGCCGAACGCGCCTGGCGCCGCGCCGAGAAGCGCCGCGGCCCCACCCCGGCGGGCGGCGCCCGCCCCGCGGGAGCCCGCCCCGCCTTCCCGACGGTGGTCCCCGGTCCGGTGGTCCCCGGTCCGGTGGCCCCGTGGCCGGTGGTGCCCGGCCCAGCGGCGGCCCCTCGCGCGGAGGCCCGCCCCGGCCGCCCCGGAGCGGCGTACGGCACCCCCGGTACCCCCGGCAGCCAGGCGTACGGCACCTCCGCCCACCGCCCCGGCGCCCCCGTCCCCGGCGCCCGGCGGCCCGGGGCCGTGCCCGCGCCCGGCCCCGCACGCGGACGCGCCGGACAGGGCGGGCACGGCGGACAGGGCGGGCAGGACGGGCACGGCGGGTACGGCCGTACCGTGCTCATGTTCTTCGCCGGCGCCGTCGGCACCCTCCTCGTGTTCGGCGCGGCCGTGCTGCTGTACGGGATCGGCGGCGACGGCGCGTCCGGGGCGGCCGGCGGGTCCGCGTCCGCCGGCGCCAAGCCCGCCGCGCCGCCCGCCGGCAACCGCGCCGCGCCCAGTCTCCCCGTCGGCGTCGGCTGCTACCGGGGCGCCTGCGACGGACAGGACCCGCACACCATGGGCTGCGGCGGCGCGTACGCCTCCACGGTCGCGTCCACCATCGTCGGCGGCGCCCTCGTGGAGGTCCGCCACAGCACCGTCTGCGAGGCGTCCTGGGCCCGCGTCAGCCGCGCGGCCCCCGGCGACACCGTCGAGGTCACCGCCGCCGGGGCGACCGCCGCCCGCGCCGCCCGGGCCGACGCCGACGGCGACGCGTACACCCCGATGGTCGTCGTCCCGGCGGGTACCGGCGCGACCGCGTGCGCCACGCTGCGGGGCGGCGCGACCGGCTGCACGGACGCCCCGTGACCGCGGGGCCGCCACCCGTCCGGGTGAGCTGGACCACAAGGGGGCGAGGGTTCAAGGGGGGCGGGGTCGGATAGCCTGACCGCTGGATATCTCCACGTCGAGAGAGTGCGCGGCGACCCCGGGCACCGGCGGCGCGGAGGACGTCCGCCACCCGGGGCAGGGACCCCCACCGCCAGTCGTCTTACGGAGATCGCACATGACCCGCACTCCCGTGAATGTCACCGTCACCGGCGCGGCCGGCCAGATCGGCTACGCGCTGCTGTTCCGCATCGCCTCCGGTCACCTGCTCGGCGCCGACGTGCCGGTCAAGCTGCGCCTCCTGGAGATCCCGCAGGGCCTGAAGGCCGCCGAGGGCACCGCCATGGAGCTCGACGACTGCGCCTTCCCGCTGCTGCGCGGCATCGACATCACCGACGACCCGAACGTCGCCTTCGACGGCGCGAACGTCGCCCTCCTCGTCGGCGCCCGCCCCCGCACCAAGGGCATGGAGCGCGGTGACCTCCTGGAGGCCAACGGCGGCATCTTCAAGCCGCAGGGCAAGGCCATCAACGACCACGCCGCGGACGACATCAAGGTCCTCGTCGTCGGCAACCCGGCCAACACCAACGCCCTCATCGCCCAGGCCGCCGCGCCGGACGTCCCGGCCGAGCGCTTCACCGCGATGACCCGCCTCGACCACAACCGCGCGATCTCGCAGCTCGCCGCCAAGACCGGCGCCGCCGTCTCCGACATCAAGCGGCTGACGATCTGGGGCAACCACTCCGCGACGCAGTACCCGGACATCTTCCACGCCACCATCGGCGGGAAGAACGCGGCCGAGGTCGTCAACGACGAGAAGTGGCTGGCCGACGAGTTCATCCCGACCGTCGCCAAGCGCGGCGCGGCCATCATCGAGGCCCGCGGCGCGTCCTCCGCCGCCTCCGCCGCCAACGCCGCCATCGACCACGTCCACACCTGGGTCAACGGCACCGCCGAGGGCGACTGGACCTCCATGGGCATCCCGTCCGACGGCTCGTACGGCGTGCCGGAGGGCCTCATCTCCTCCTTCCCCGTCACCTGCGAGAACGGCACGTACAAGATCGTCCAGGGCCTGGACGTCAACGAGTTCTCCCGCGCCCGCATCGACGCGTCGGTGCAGGAGCTGGCGGAGGAGCGCGACGCGGTGCGCGGCCTCGGCCTCATCTGACCCGCTGACCGGCCCCACACGGGCCGGACCGCGTCACGGGACCGGCCCTCCGTACGGGGCCGGACCCCGCGTCCGTACCGGGGCCACGCGCCCGTACGGATCCGCCCGCAGCACCGGAACGCCCCCGGACGGCCACGCGCCACCGGGGGCGTTCCGCCGTCTCCGGCCGGTGCGTCCGGTGCGTCCGGTGCGTCCGGTGCGTCCGGCCCGGCCCGGCCCGCCGGGCCGGGTCTCGCACCGCTGGGCCGACCTGTTCCGGCTCCGCCCGGCCCGGCTCCCTCCGGCTCCGCCCGGCCGCGGTCCCGGCCCGCCGGGACGACCCGTTCCGGCCCCTCCGGCGGTGCCCGTGCATGCCTGGTCAGGCGTGACCCCCGCCACTTTCGCGCATGCTTCCCGCTTCCCCGGGCAGGGGCTCGGCTCGCCGGTCACGGACGGTCCTGACCGCACCGGGTACGGAAGGCAACACGAGCAGTGTCGGAGCACCGAGAGAACAGCATCTTCGTGGCGGGGGAGTGGCGGACGGCCGCTTCCGGAGCCACCCGAGAGGTCCACGACCCCGCCGACGCGACGGTCCTCGCGGTCGTCGCGGAGGGCGGGCGCGAGGACGCCGACGCCGCGATCGCCGCCGCACACGAGGCGTTCGGCGACGGCCGGGGGCCCTGGCCCGCGACCCCGGTCGCGGAACGGGCCGCCCTGCTGCGGCGCGTGGCCGACCTCCTCCAGCGCGACCGCGAGGAACTGGGCCTGCTGGAGAGCCGGGACGCGGGCAAGACCCTCGAAGAGGGCCGCGTCGACATCGACTGCGTCACCGACGCCTTCCGCTACTTCGCCGACCTGGTCGCGGCCGAGGGCGCCGGCCGCGTGGTCGACGCCGGGTCACCCGACCTGCACAGCGTGGTCGTCCACGAGCCGGTCGGCGTGTGCGCGCTCATCACGCCCTGGAACTACCCGCTGCTCCAGGCCAGTTGGAAGATCGCGCCCGCCCTCGCCGCCGGGAACACCGTCGTCGTCAAGCCGAGCGAGATCACCCCGCTGACGACGATCGCCCTCATGCGGCTCCTCGCCGAGGCCGGTCTGCCCGCCGGGGCGGCCAACCTCGTCACCGGCCCCGGCGACCCCGTCGGCGCCCGCATGTCCGAGCACCCCGACGTGGACCTGGTCTCCTTCACCGGCGGCCTGGTCAGCGGCACGAAGGTGATGCGCGCCGCCGCCGACACGGTCAAGAAGGTCGCGCTGGAACTCGGCGGCAAGAACCCGAACGTCGTCTTCGCCGACGCCTGCGCCACCGCCGAGGGCTTCGACACCGCCGTCGACCAGGCCCTGAACGCGGCGTTCATCCACAGCGGCCAGGTCTGCTCGGCCGGCTCCCGGCTGATCGTCGAGGAGTCCCTGCGGGAACGTTTCGTCGCCGAGCTGGCCCGCCGCGCCGAACGCATCCGCCTCGGCCGCGGCACCGACCCGGACGTCGAGTGCGGCCCCCTCGTCTCGGCGGCCCAGCTCGCCCGTACCGAGGAGTACGTCGCCTCCGCCCTCGCGGAGGGCGCCGTCCTTCGTGCCGGTGGCGAGCGCCCCGCCGAACCGGGCCTCGCCGACGGCTGGTTCTACCGGCCCACCGTCCTCGACCGCTGCCACCGCGGCATGCGCGTCGTCCGCGAGGAGGTCTTCGGGCCGGTCCTCACCGTCGAGACCTTCCGCACGGAGGACGAGGCCGTCGCCCTCGCCAACGACACCGAGTACGGCCTGGCCGGCGGCGTCTGGACCGCCGACGCGGGCCGCGCCCGCCGGGTCGCCGGGCGGCTGCGGCACGGCACCGTCTGGATCAACGACTTCCACCCGTACCTGCCCCAGGCCGAGTGGGGCGGCTTCGGCAAGAGCGGCGTCGGCCGCGAACTCGGGCCCGCGGGCCTCGCCGAGTACCGCGAGAGCAAGCACGTCTACCAGAACCTGGCCCCGCGCCCCGTGCGCTGGTTCAAGGGCTGAGCGGGCCGCCCCGGCCGAACCCCGGGCGCCCCGGCCCCGCCGGGCGCGCCCGTCCCCGGCCGGCCCGCGCGCCACGCGTCCCGTGCCCGCCGTCCCACCGGTACGCGACGCGCGCCACGCGTTCCGTGCCCGCGCCCTCCGCGGTCCCGCGCACCGGGCACACCGGCCCGCGCACCGGGCCCGCGGGCACGTGGGCGGTTCCGGGCGCGCGACCGGCGCCGACCGGCGCCCGACCACCACGGCGGCGCCCGACCCCCGCACGTCACGCCAACACGTCACGTCACGCAGGAAAGCACTCACCCATGAACACCACCCCCGAGAGCACCGCCTCCGAGAGCACCGCCCCCGAGAGCACCGTCCCCCGGCCGACGGCCGCCGAGCGGCCCGACCCGGGGCCCGCCACCTCCGGCACCCCCACCGAGTACGACTACGTCATCGTCGGCGGCGGCACCGCGGGCTCCGTCATCGCCCACCGCCTCACCGCCGACCCCTCCGTCACCGTCGCGGTGATCGAGGGCGGCCCGGACGACCGCGACCGGCCCGACGTCCTCACGCTCCGCCGCTGGCTGGGGCTCCTCGGCGGCGACCTCGACTACGACTACCCCACCGTCGAGCAGCCGCGCGGCAACTCCCACATCCGCCACAGCCGCGCCCGCGTGCTGGGCGGCTGCTCCTCCCACAACACGCTCATCTCGTTCAAGCCGCTCCCGTCCGACTGGGACGAGTGGTCCGAGGCGGGCGCCGAGGGCTGGCACGCCGCCGCCATGGACCCGTACTACGACCGGCTCCTCAACCACATCGTCCCCGTCGACGAGAAGGACCGGAACCCCATCGCCCGCGACTTCGTCGACTCCGCGCAGCGCGCGCTCGGCGTCCCGCGCGTCGAGGGCTTCAACCGCGAGCCGTTCCACGAGGGCGCCGGCTTCTTCGACCTCGCCTACCACCCGGAGGACAACAAGCGGTCCTCCGCGTCCGTCGCCTACCTCCACCCCGTCATGGACGAGCGCACCAACCTCCGCATCCTGCTGGAGACCTGGGCGTACCGGCTGGAGCTGGACGGGACCCGCGCGCGCGGTGTGCACGTCCGCGCGGCCGACGGCACCGAGACGCTGCTGACCGCCCGCCGCGAGGTGGTCCTGTGCGCCGGCGCCGTCGACACGCCCCGCCTGCTGATGCACTCCGGCATCGGCCCGAAGCGGGACCTGGAGGCGCTCGGCATCCCCGTCGTCCACGACCTGCCGGGCGTCGGCGAGAACCTGCTCGACCACCCCGAGTCCGTCATCGTCTGGGAGACCCACGGGCCCATCCCCGACAACTCCGCCATGGACAGCGACGCCGGGCTGTTCGTCCGCCGCGACCCCGCCGAGCCGGGCCCGGACCTGATGTTCCACTTCTACCAGATCCCCTTCACCGACAACCCCGAGCGCCTGGGCTACGAGAAGCCCGCGCACGGAGTGTCGATGACCCCGAACATCCCCAAGCCGCGCAGCCGCGGCCGCCTCTACCTGACCAGCGCCGACCCGGAGGTGAAGCCCGCGCTGGACTTCCGGTACTTCACCGACGAGGACGACCACGACGCGCGCACCCTCGTGGACGGCATCCGCCTCGCCCGCGAGATCGCCCGCACCGAGCCGCTCGCCGGGTGGCTGAAGCGCGAGGTGTGCCCCGGCCCCGAGGTGACCGGCGACGAGGAGCTGAGCGAGTACGCCCGCAAGGCGGCCCACACCGTCTACCACCCGGCCGGGACGTGCAGGATGGGCGCGCCCGACGACGAACTGGCCGTCGTGGACCCGAGCCTGCGGGTGCGCGGGGTGGAGGGGCTGCGCGTCGCCGACGCGTCGGTGTTCCCGACCATGACGGCGGTCAACCCGATGGTGGCGGTGCTCATGGTCGGGGAGAAGGCCGCCGAGCTGCTGGGCGGTGACGCCCGATGAGCGCCCACGCCTCCGCGGCCCCCGCCTCCCGTAGCGCCTTCGCCTCCCGTACCGCCCCCGCCGACCCGTCCGCCGGTCCCGGCACGCCGGTCTTCGCGGTCCGCGACCTGTGGAAGGTGTTCGGCCCCAAGGCCGAGCGCGTCCCCGGCGACGCGGCCCTCGCCGACCTGCCCCCGGCCGAGCTGCGGGCGCGCACCGGCTGCACCGCCGCCGTCCGGGGGGTCTCCTTCGACGTCCACAAGGGCGAGTCCTTCGTCGTCATGGGCCTGTCCGGCTCCGGCAAGTCGACCCTCGTGCGCTGCCTGACCCGGCTGATCGAACCGACCTCCGGCACCCTGGAGATCGACGGCGACGACGTGCTCGCCATGGACCGCGCCCGGCTGCGCGAACTGCGCCGCCGCCGCGCCGCCATGGTCTTCCAGCACTTCGGCCTGCTCCCGCACCGCTCCGTCCTCGACAACGTCGCCTACGGCCTGGAGATCCAGGGTGTGGGCCGGGCGGAGCGGCGCGAGCGCGCCGCCGGGTTCGTCGCCAAGGTGGGCCTCGCCGGGCTGGAGCACCGCAGGCCCGGCCAGCTCTCCGGCGGGCAGCAGCAGCGCGTCGGCCTCGCCCGCGCCCTGGCCGTCGACCCGGAGGTGCTGCTCTTCGACGAGCCGTTCAGCGCCCTCGACCCGCTGATCCGCCGCGACATGCAGGAGGAGGTCGTACGGCTGCACCGCGAGGAGGGCCGCACGATGGTCTTCATCACCCACGACCTCGGCGAGGCGCTGCGCGTCGGCGACCGGATCGCCCTCATGCGCGACGGCCGCGTCGTCCAGCTCGGCACGCCCGAGGAGATCGTCGGCGCGCCCGCCGACGACTACGTGCGCGACTTCGTCCGGGACGTGCCGCGCGAGCAGGTCGTGACCGTCCGCACCGCGATGCGCCCGGTCACCGCCGACGACGCCGCGCACGGCCCGGCGGTGCCGCCCGGTGCGACCGTCGCCGAGGCGATCACGGCCGCCGCGCACGGCGGCGGCGCCCCGGTGCGCGTCGTCCAGGACGGCCGCTGCCTGGGCGTGGTGGACCCGCAGACCCTCCTGGGGGTCGTCGCGGGGGTCGCGGCTCCCGGCGGGAGGGCGGCCGCATGAGTTCCACCACCGCCCCGAAACAGGGACCGGGCGGCAGGCGCCCCGCGCGGCACGCCGACCCGGACCGCACCGGCCGCCCCGCACCCGCCGACCGCACCGCGACCGGCGCCCCGGAGGCGGGCGCGCACGACGGGCCCCCCACGACCGTCGTCCGCGCCCGCGCGGCGGACCGCCCGGAGACCGCGACCGAGGCCGGTACCGCGACCGAGGCCGGTACCGCGACCGAGGCCGGTACCGCGACCGGCGCCAGGACCGGGCCCGGTACCGGCGCCGAGCCCGCCCACGTCCCCGCCCCCGCCCCCGCGTCCGGCACCGGCTCCGGCACCCGGGTCGCGACCGGCGACGCGGGTGCCGGCACCGCTGCCGCGCCCCGCGACGCGACCGGAACGGCCGGGAGCCGGGCTCCGGGCCACCGCCCCGGCCGGTGGCGGCGGTTCGCCGCGGCCGGGCTGCCGCTCGTCGCCGTCGTCGTCGCCGGCGCCCTCCTCCTCGGGGGCGGCGGCTGGCCCGCCGGGCTGACCGTGGACATCTCCGGGCCGCTCGACGGCGCCAACCGGTGGGTCCTCGACCACCGCGACACCCACCCCCTCTTCCTGTACTTCCTGCTCCACCTCTC is a window encoding:
- a CDS encoding helix-turn-helix domain-containing protein yields the protein MPRWKALPEELDPRIREFTGTLRRLADRGGLDAAALADRTGYSGSAWERYLDGELTAPREAVLALAEATGTDPVHLLTLWELAERAWRRAEKRRGPTPAGGARPAGARPAFPTVVPGPVVPGPVAPWPVVPGPAAAPRAEARPGRPGAAYGTPGTPGSQAYGTSAHRPGAPVPGARRPGAVPAPGPARGRAGQGGHGGQGGQDGHGGYGRTVLMFFAGAVGTLLVFGAAVLLYGIGGDGASGAAGGSASAGAKPAAPPAGNRAAPSLPVGVGCYRGACDGQDPHTMGCGGAYASTVASTIVGGALVEVRHSTVCEASWARVSRAAPGDTVEVTAAGATAARAARADADGDAYTPMVVVPAGTGATACATLRGGATGCTDAP
- a CDS encoding bifunctional methylenetetrahydrofolate dehydrogenase/methenyltetrahydrofolate cyclohydrolase, whose translation is MSAQILDGKATAAAIKSDLTVRVADLKARGITPGLGTLLVGEDVGSQKYVAGKHRDCAQVGIASIQRELPATATQEDIEAVVRELNEDPACTGYIVQLPLPKGVDTNRVLELMDPAKDADGLHPMNLGRLVLGEPAPLPCTPAGIVTLLRRHGVEIAGAHVVVVGRGVTIGRPMPLLLTRRSENATVTQCHTGTRDLSAHLRRADIVVAAAGVPHLIKPEDIKPGAAVLDVGVSRDESGKIMGDVHPGVREVAGWVAPNPGGVGPMTRAQLLVNVVEAAERAAL
- a CDS encoding aldehyde dehydrogenase family protein, producing the protein MSEHRENSIFVAGEWRTAASGATREVHDPADATVLAVVAEGGREDADAAIAAAHEAFGDGRGPWPATPVAERAALLRRVADLLQRDREELGLLESRDAGKTLEEGRVDIDCVTDAFRYFADLVAAEGAGRVVDAGSPDLHSVVVHEPVGVCALITPWNYPLLQASWKIAPALAAGNTVVVKPSEITPLTTIALMRLLAEAGLPAGAANLVTGPGDPVGARMSEHPDVDLVSFTGGLVSGTKVMRAAADTVKKVALELGGKNPNVVFADACATAEGFDTAVDQALNAAFIHSGQVCSAGSRLIVEESLRERFVAELARRAERIRLGRGTDPDVECGPLVSAAQLARTEEYVASALAEGAVLRAGGERPAEPGLADGWFYRPTVLDRCHRGMRVVREEVFGPVLTVETFRTEDEAVALANDTEYGLAGGVWTADAGRARRVAGRLRHGTVWINDFHPYLPQAEWGGFGKSGVGRELGPAGLAEYRESKHVYQNLAPRPVRWFKG
- a CDS encoding GMC family oxidoreductase, giving the protein MNTTPESTASESTAPESTVPRPTAAERPDPGPATSGTPTEYDYVIVGGGTAGSVIAHRLTADPSVTVAVIEGGPDDRDRPDVLTLRRWLGLLGGDLDYDYPTVEQPRGNSHIRHSRARVLGGCSSHNTLISFKPLPSDWDEWSEAGAEGWHAAAMDPYYDRLLNHIVPVDEKDRNPIARDFVDSAQRALGVPRVEGFNREPFHEGAGFFDLAYHPEDNKRSSASVAYLHPVMDERTNLRILLETWAYRLELDGTRARGVHVRAADGTETLLTARREVVLCAGAVDTPRLLMHSGIGPKRDLEALGIPVVHDLPGVGENLLDHPESVIVWETHGPIPDNSAMDSDAGLFVRRDPAEPGPDLMFHFYQIPFTDNPERLGYEKPAHGVSMTPNIPKPRSRGRLYLTSADPEVKPALDFRYFTDEDDHDARTLVDGIRLAREIARTEPLAGWLKREVCPGPEVTGDEELSEYARKAAHTVYHPAGTCRMGAPDDELAVVDPSLRVRGVEGLRVADASVFPTMTAVNPMVAVLMVGEKAAELLGGDAR
- a CDS encoding quaternary amine ABC transporter ATP-binding protein, whose amino-acid sequence is MSAHASAAPASRSAFASRTAPADPSAGPGTPVFAVRDLWKVFGPKAERVPGDAALADLPPAELRARTGCTAAVRGVSFDVHKGESFVVMGLSGSGKSTLVRCLTRLIEPTSGTLEIDGDDVLAMDRARLRELRRRRAAMVFQHFGLLPHRSVLDNVAYGLEIQGVGRAERRERAAGFVAKVGLAGLEHRRPGQLSGGQQQRVGLARALAVDPEVLLFDEPFSALDPLIRRDMQEEVVRLHREEGRTMVFITHDLGEALRVGDRIALMRDGRVVQLGTPEEIVGAPADDYVRDFVRDVPREQVVTVRTAMRPVTADDAAHGPAVPPGATVAEAITAAAHGGGAPVRVVQDGRCLGVVDPQTLLGVVAGVAAPGGRAAA
- a CDS encoding DUF3017 domain-containing protein produces the protein MLGLTLLGLVVIGIDPFPHAPRIGALLVGVALLTGAGIRRALPSVGMLAVRSRFTDMITYGVLGGGIVLFALMTQPHPWLEIPFLKEVVRFTVR
- a CDS encoding malate dehydrogenase; translation: MTRTPVNVTVTGAAGQIGYALLFRIASGHLLGADVPVKLRLLEIPQGLKAAEGTAMELDDCAFPLLRGIDITDDPNVAFDGANVALLVGARPRTKGMERGDLLEANGGIFKPQGKAINDHAADDIKVLVVGNPANTNALIAQAAAPDVPAERFTAMTRLDHNRAISQLAAKTGAAVSDIKRLTIWGNHSATQYPDIFHATIGGKNAAEVVNDEKWLADEFIPTVAKRGAAIIEARGASSAASAANAAIDHVHTWVNGTAEGDWTSMGIPSDGSYGVPEGLISSFPVTCENGTYKIVQGLDVNEFSRARIDASVQELAEERDAVRGLGLI